The genomic window GAACCGTACCTCGGTACGCACCCAGCCCAAGGGCGTAGTCGGGGTGGTCGCACCGTGGAACTATCCGATGCTGCTGTCCATCGGTGACTCCATCCCCGCACTGATCGCGGGCAACGCCGTGGTCGTCAAGCCCGACAGCCAGACTCCGTTCTCCTCGCTGGCCAACGCCGAACTGCTCTACCGTGCTGGCCTGCCCCGCGATCTGCTCGCGGTCGTGCCGGGCCCTGGCACCGTGGTCGGCACCGCCATCGTCGATCACTGCGACTACCTGATGTTCACCGGCTCCTCGGCGACCGGGCGCACCCTGGCCGAACAGTGCGGGCGCAGGCTGATCGGCTTTTCCGCCGAACTCGGCGGCAAGAACCCGATGATCGTCGCCAAGGGCGCGAAACTGGACAAGGTCGCCAAGGCCGCGGTGCGTGCCTGTTTCTCCAATGCCGGACAGCTGTGCATCTCGATCGAACGGCTCTACGTCGAACGCGCGATCGCCGAGGAATTCACCGAGAAGTTCGTCGCCGCCGTCCAAGCCGCGAAACTCGGTGCGGCTTATGACTATTCGGCCGATATCGGCTCACTGATCTCCGAGGCACAGCTCGAGACGGTGACCAAGCATGTCGCCGACGCCACCTCCAAGGGCGCGAAGGTGCTCGCTGGCGGCAAGGCCCGCCCGGATCTGGGTCCGCTGTTCTTCGAACCGACGGTGCTCGCCGAGGTCACCGACGAGATGGAATGCGGCCGCAACGAAACCTTCGGCCCGCTGGTCGCGATCTACCCGGTCGATTCGGTCGACGAGGCCATCCGCCTGGCCAACGACACCGAGTACGGCCTCAACGCCAGCGTGTGGGCGGCCAGCAAGACCGAGGGCGAACGCATAGCCGCGCAACTGCACGCGGGCACCGTCTGTGTCGACGAGGGCTACGCCCCCGCGTGGGGTAGCACGGCCGCGCCGATGGGCGGGATGGGTATTTCCGGGGTCGGGCGCAGGCACGGCCCGGACGGGCTGCTCAAGTTCACCGAACCGCAGACCGTTGTGGTCACCCGGTTCCTGAATCTGGATGCGCCGCCGATGGTTTCGCAGGACAAGTGGCAGCGGTTCCTGATGGCCGTCGCGCGCGGCCTGCGGTTCCTGCCCGGCCGATGACTCGACGCCCGCCAGGTGGTCGTGCCCACCTGGCGGACGCCGCCGCCGGTTCGCGTGGCCGCGCTCGGTCGTCCGGTTCGACCGCGCGGCGCCGGGCGTCCCGGAGGTCTAGGTCATCCGATCGGCACCGGTGCGCGGTGGCGGTAACAGCGCCGCCTCCTCGTCGGTGAGCAGCCGCGATCGGATGCGGAAACGCACACCGTCGGCTGCTTCCAGCGAGAAGCCACCACTACGCGCGGTCACCACGTCGACCGTCAGATGCGTGTGCTTCCACAGCTCGTATTGGTCTGCGGTCATCCAGAATTCGGTGTGCCAGGGCAGGTAGCCGAGCAGCACGTCAGCGCTCCCGACCAGGAACTCGCGCACCGGAAAGCACATCGGTGAGCTTCCGTCGCAGCAGCCGCCGGACTGATGGAACAGCACGGCGCCGTGCTGGTCGATCAACTGCCGCAACACCGTTCGCGCCCGCTCGGTCATCGCGACGCGATGGGTTCGATACTGCTGCATCAGAACAGCCCCAGTTTCTTCGGTGAATAACTGACCAGCAGGTTCTTGGTCTGCTGATAGTGATCCAGCATCATCTTGTGGTTCTCCCGGCCGATCCCGGACTTCTTGTAGCCGCCGAACGCGGCGTGCGCCGGGTAGGCGTGATAACAGTTGGTCCAGACCCGGCCCGCCTTGATGGCGCGCCCCATCCGATACGCGATGTTGCCGTCCCTGGTCCACACCCCGGCGCCGAGACCGTAGAGGGTGTCGTTGGCGATGCGCACCGCTTCCTCGACGGTGTCGAACCGGGTCACCGCGACCACCGGTCCGAAGATCTCCTCCTGGAACACCCGCATGGTGTTGACGCCCTCGAAGATGGTGGGCTGGATGTAGTAGCCGCCGGGCAGTCCGTCGACCTTGCGTGCTTCCCCTCCGGTGAGCACGCGCGCGCCCTCCTGCCTGCCGATATCGATGTAGGACAGGATCTTCTCGTATTGGTCGTTGCTGGCTTGGGCGCCGATCATGGTGGTGTCGTCGAGCGGGTCACCGCCCCGGATGGCCTCGGTGCGGGCGACACAGCGCGCCAGGAACTCGTCGTAGATCGAGGAGTGGATCAACGCCCGCGACGGGCAGGTACACACCTCGCCCTGGTTGAGCGCGAACATCACGAACCCCTCGATGGCCTTGTCGAGGAACTCGTCGTCGGCGGACATGACGTCGGGCAGGAAGATGTTGGGGCTCTTGCCGCCCAGCTCCAGGCTGACCGGGATGATGTTCTCGCTGGCGTACTGCATGATCAGCCGCCCGGTCGTGGTCTCGCCGGTGAACGCCACCTTCGCCACCCGCGGGCTGCAGGCCAACGGTTTTCCGGCTTCGACACCGAATCCGTTGACCACGTTGAGCACTCCGGGCGGTAGCAGGTCCGCGATCAGTTCGACGACCAGCATGATCGAGGCCGGTGTCTGCTCGGCGGGCTTGAGCACCACGCAATTGCCCGCGGCCAGCGCGGGCGCGAGCTTCCACGCGGCCATCAGGATCGGGAAGTTCCACGGAATGATCTGCCCGACCACGCCGAGCGGTTCGTGGAAGTGGTAAGCGACTGTGTCGCGGTCGATTTCGGCGACACTGCCCTCCTGGGCGCGGATGGCGCCCGCGAAATAGCGGAAGTGGTCGACGGCCAACGGTAGGTCCGCGGCCAGGGTTTCGCGAACCGGTTTGCCGTTGTCCCAGGTTTCGGCGACGGCCAGCGGTTCGAGGTGGCGTTCGATGCGGTCGGCGATGGTGTGCAGAATGTTGGCTCGCTCGGTGGGCGAGGTGGCTGCCCATCCTTCGGCGGCGGCGTGCGCGGCCTCCAGGGCCATATCGATATCGGCGGCACCGGATCGGGCTACCGCGCAGAATGTTTCGCCGTCCACCGGGGAGGCGTTGTCGAAATACCGTCCCTCGATGGGAGCCGCCCAGTCGCCACCGATGAAGTTGTCATAGCGGGTGGCGTAGCTGACTATGCCGGTCTCGGAACCCGGCCTGGCGTAGATCATGGCACTCGCTCCTCACAGACTCACTCTGAGAGGGCCACTATGACCGGTGAAGGTTGGTGCGAGGTTGGTGTGCGGTGCTTACGTGCGCAACGCGGTGTGCAACCGGGCGGCGACCACGGCGCGGCGCACGTCGTCGAGGGGCAGCAGGCGCAGCGCGTGTTCGTGCACCTCGATGTCGCCGGGCGCGCGTTCGCCGAAGGCCACCGCGTGCTCGGCACGGTCGCTGGCCAGCACCGCATTGCGCACGCCCACATCGAGATACGCGCGCCACTGCATCACCCCGGGCGTGTCCGAGCCCGGCAGCAGCGGCCCGCGGTACAGCCACACCGCCGAGGTGGTGTCGCCGGCGGCGACGGCGGCCAGCAAGTCCACCGCATCGCAGGCGACCGGGCCGGTCAGCAGGTAGCGGCGGTTGGTGATCTCACCGCCGGTGGCCCGGCGCAGGTGCGAGACGTCGGCTTTGAGGGTGCTGGTGGAGACCGCGCGGTCGCCGTACACCGCGGCGTGCAGTTGTTCGGGGGTGAACCCGTCGGGTTCGAGGGCGAGCAGCGCCAGGATCTCGAGCTGACGCGGCGGCAGCGGGACGGGTCTGCCGTCGCGCATCAGCCGTGCGGTGCCGAGACATTCGAGGCGCACGCCCGGTGTGGGTGCGGGTTCAGCGGCGCGCAGCATGGTTTCGACGGCGGTGACCAGTGCCCGTACCGAGGTCATCACCGCCGGATGTGAGCGGTCCCAGGAACTGGACAGATCCAGCACGCCGACCTGGCGGCCGTCGGGGGCGTGGATCGGCGCGGAGTAACAGACCCAGCCGTGCAGTGCGGCGACCAGATGTTCGGCGGAGAACACCGAGCACGCGCGGTCGTCGTGCAGCGCCAGCGACAGACCGTTGGTGCCCATGTGGGTTTCGTCCCAGCAGCCGCCGGGCGCGAAGTTCACCGCTTCGCCCTGCCTGCGCAGGGTGCGGTCGCCGCACGACCACATGATGGTGCCCGCCTCGTCGGTGACCACGGCCAGATAGCCCGCGTCCTCGGTGATGCCGCGCAGATCAGCCGACAGTTCGGTGATCGGTGTGCGCAGTGGCGATTCCGACCATTTGTCGCCGATGTCGGCGAGTCCGGGCGCCACCGTGACGGCCGGGTCGACGGTGTGCAGCGAGCGCTGCCAGGATTGCGCGACGTCGCTGCGCAGCAGGGTGGTGCGGGGTGGCGGCGCGGCGGTATTCGGAGCCGTAGCCCAGCGCTCCCATTCTTTTTCCAGTTCGGCCCGCTGCTGGGTCAGGGTGCGGAACTGTGCCACCTCGGGGAACCCCATCGTCGTGTGAGCTCACATTCGCTCTCTCATTCTGGCGTACGCACGACGGGAACGGGAGGGTTTGGCGGCAAGCCGAACGGTCCCCATGCCGTGGCCCGTGTCGTCCCCGGCGTGGCGGCCGAGGAGCGGCGCGCCGATTATGCTGCTGGCATGGCTACCGTTTCGCGGCGGGCCCGGATCGCCGACGTGCACGAACTGGCGGCGGGCATGCCGCATGTGACGCGCCTGGACGGCCCGCACGGCAATCCGGTTTATCAGGTCGGCGGCAAGTCGTTCGTGTTCTTCCGCAACCCGCGCCCCGATGCCGTCGACGCCGACACCGGGGAACGCTACGCCGATGTCATCGTGTTCTGGGTGCCTTCGGAGTCCGACAAGCAGGCGATGGTGCAGGATCCGGACTCACCGTTTTTCACCACCGCGCATTTCGACGGTCACCCGTCGGTGCTGCTGCGGGGCAGCCGGATCGGTGAGCTGAGCTATCGGGAGCTGTCGGAAGTTGTGCAAGACGCGTGGCTGTCGCGGGCCTCGCGCAAGCGGGCGGCCGATTGGCTGGCGGCGCACCCGGTCCGGTGAACACGGCAGCCGGTGCGAGGGTGCCTCGAGTGCCGTCGGGGGTCACTTGTTGATGAAAATGCCTGCCACGTCGGCGTTCTTGATGGGGGTTTCGGCGTTCATCTGGGCGCCGCACAGCAGATCGACCGACACCATGGTCGCGTCGACGACGGTACCGGCGGGCTCGTGGTCGTCCTTGGTCTGCTGCTTGACGAATTTGGTGATCGTCATGCGCTTTTCGTCTTGGCCCTGCTTGACGTATTCGCTGCACGGGGTGTCGCCGCCGCGGTTGAGGGCGCGCTGGACGTCGGTGCAGCCGGCGAGCACCAGCGCGACCGCCGCGATCCCGAGGCCGGTCCGTCCGGTCCGTGACAGCGTGGCGTTCATGTGCTCCTCCTGAATGCTCGGTCGCGCGGGGATCCGCGGCGATCGCCCCTCAGCCTAGAGCCACCGGGTGACCGCACGGCGTCCGTGCCGGGTCGGGCGGGCGAGGGGGTGGCGGCGGGTCCTCGCGCTGCCACCACCAGTTCCCCCCTCTTTGTCGCTCAGGCGCGGAAGACGCGCAGCGGGATGTCGAGTTCGGCGGGGGTGAGGGAGCCGTGGTGGCCGAGCATGATCGACTGCAACGGTTCGGCGCCGCTGCGGATGACGCCGCGGGTACCGGTCGCGGCGACGACGATGTCGCCGATGCGTTCGGCGACCCGCGCGGCGACGGTCGGGCCGAACCAGCCGCGCTCGATCACCTCCGCGCGGGGCAGGACCGCGAAGTCGGCGCCGAGGGTGGCCCGCCAGGCGGCCGCGACGTCGGTGGCGGCGCCGGGCTCGGTATAGATATGGCGCGCACGGGGTTCCCCGCCCACCTGGCGCACCGACGCGCGCAGCTCGGGGTGGTGGTCGACATCGATGCGTTCGGTGAGTTCGACCATGCCGTGATCGGCGGTGACGACCAGCACGGCACCGGGCGGCAAACGTTCGGCGATCTCGGCGGCGATGCGGTCGACGTGGGCCAGCTCCAGCAGCCACGCGTCCGAGGACGGTCCGCGCACGTGCCCGGTGGTGTCGAGGTCGCCGTGGTAGGCGTAGACCAGTGCGCGCTCACCGGCGCGAGCCGCGATGCCGATGCCGTCGACGAGATCGCCGACCGAGAAGTTGGGCCGGAACTCGCAGCCGCGCAACGCCGCTCGGGTGAGCCCGGAACCGTTCTGGTAGTTCGGGGCGACCTGGGTCACCGTGATCCCGTGTGCCGCCGCGCGTTCGAAGACCGTGGGCAGCGGCTGGCATTGTTCGGGAACCAGCTCGGTCAGCAGATCGACCTTCGGGCCCTCGCCGTGCAGGCGCCAGCGCAGCGCGTTCACCAGCCGATCCTGGCCGGGCACGTGCATCAGGTAGCCGATGATGCCGTGCTCGCCCGGTGGCACGCCGACGCCGAGGCAACTCAGGCTGGTGGCGGTGGTGCTCGGGAATCCGGCGGTGAGGGTGGCCGGGGTCAGGCCGGACAAGAACGGCGCCACACCGGGATTGGCGGCGAGCGCGGCCGCGCCGAGACCGTCGACCAGCAGCACACAGACCCGGTCGGCGGTGATGCCGAGACCGAGCCGATCGACCTCGCCCGGCACCCCGAAACCGGCCAGCAGCGAGGGGAACAGATCAGCGAGGGAGCCCGTACCGTAACGGGGCGCGTCGAACACGAGCGTCAGGATGTCAAGGCGGGTGGGCGGCGGGCAAGCCGTTATCAGGCCTGGCCGGTCTCGAACCGGGCGACCTTGCCGTCGCGCACGGTGAACCGCCAGCTGGTGCGCATCGAGCCCCAGCGGGAATTGGTGTAGTCGGCAACGAGGTCGGTGCCGCCGTCGGCGACGGACTCGACCCGCATGTGCCCGTTGGCGCCGAAGACCTCCGAGCCGGTCCACTGGGTGATGTTGCGTTCCACGCCGTCGTCGGACATGGTCGCGTCGTCGGTGAGCGCGGCAAAGAGCCGGTCCTGGTCGTTGGCGTTGAGCGCGTCCACGAATTCCTGTACCACGGGATCTAGCTGAGTCATCGAGTTACCCCTCTCGGATCAGGTGGCAGAACATCAGCGGTCATTCAGCAAACCTCTGGCGTCTACTGTAGGGCAGATCGGTGACCCGTGCCGGGATGGCCGCGGGCGCTGTTGTCGCGCGCCGCCTGCTGGTAAACAGGACTGGTGACTGGGCAGCGTGCGTTCCGTTTCGGTGTCAATATGGTGACTGCCGACTCACGGCGCAATTGGCTCGAAAAGTGCCGCAGGGCCGAGGAACTCGGTTACGACGTGATCGGGGTGGCCGACCATCTGGGGTGTCCGGCGCCGTTTCCGTCGATGATCCTGGCCGCCGAGGCGACCGAACGGGTGCGGCTGAACACCTTTGTGCTGAATGCGCCGTTCTACAACCCGGTGCTGCTGGCCCGCGATATCGCGGGCGCCGATCAACTCACCGACGGACGGGTGGAGATCGGGCTGGGCGCGGGCTATGTGCAGGCCGAATTCGAGGCCGCGGGAATCCCGTTCGAGAGCGGCGCCAACCGCGTCGCGCATCTGGAGCGCACGGTCGCCACGTTGCGCACCCTGTTCTCCGATCCGGAGTATCAGCCGCGCCCGGCGCAGCCCTCGGGGCCGCCGCTGCTGATCGCGGGCTGGGGTAACCGGATTCTGCGCCTGGCCGCCCAGCACGCCGACATCATCGCCTTCCCCGGCGCTTCGCCGACCGAGAACGGCGGGCCGCTGCACCTGGCCGGGCTCGCCGAAGTGGGCGAGCGCGTCGACTACGTGCGCGGCCTGCTCGGCGACCGCCTCGCCGACGTCGAATTGAACATCCTCATCCAGCGGGTGGTCCCGCCGGAGGAACGCACCGCCGTGCTCGAATTGTTCGGCCCGGCCCTGCCCGACGACGTCGCCGATCATCCCGAGGACCTGCCCACCCTGCTCATCGGCACGCCGAAGGAGATGGCCGATCGCGTGCGCGATCACCGTGACCGCTACGGGTTCAGCTACATCACCGTGCTCGAACACAGCATGGAGGAGTTCGCGCCGGTCATCGAGCTGCTGCGCGGGCAGTGACGCCCGGCGCGGCCGCCGTCAGGGCAGTAGGTCGATGATGACTCGCGGGTCGAGCTGACGCAGCTTCTTGGGGCGTGAAGTCAGACAGGGCCAGTCCCGGGCGACGGCCTCGGCGGCGGCGTGACCGGCGGGCAGCAGCACCTCGGCGTCGGGGTTGCCCGCGAAGGCGGCGCCGAGCCGTTCGGCGGCGGCACGGTCCAGTGCGGTGATGACGGTGTGCGGAAGTTCCAGCAGCACCTCGAGCACGTCGAGCCGATCGTCGGGGATATGGGCGCGCGCCGCGGCCAGCGCGGTGGCGGGCACGACGATGGTGTTGCCCGCGCCCACCGTCGCCCAGACCACCGCTTGGGCGTAGTTGGCTTGATTGGCCCAGCTGACGACGGCGGCGGTGTCGAAGACGACACCGCCAAGGGCTGGGGTTCTCACGCGGCGCCGGCGTGCGATCCGCCGGCATCCTCCTCGGATAACGGCGGCAATCCCTGAATGGCGCGAGCTCGGTTGATCAGATCCAGCGGTGGCCGCCCGCCGAAGACTTCCTCGAGTTTGGCCAGCGATTCGGCGGTGTTGAGCCGCGCCAGCACCGATTCGGCGACGAAGGCCGACAGCGATTCGATCCGCCCTTCCGCGCGCCAGTGTTCGAGGGTGGTGACCAGTTCCTCGGGCAGCGTGACGGTGACCTTGCGTGTCCGGTGCGCGCGCGACGGGGCCATCTCACGACTTTATCTCGGCCAGCCCGCGTCCGGCAGGGGGAGTCGCGGGCTTGTGCCAGAGCAGGGTGTAGCGCAGCAGCGCCCGGCGGCGCAGCCGGGCGCCGGGCAGGATCTCGGCGGCGGCGGCACGGATTTCGGGGTAGGTGTCCTCGGGGTCGCGCAGGTGGGCATCGGGGCCGCTGAGTTTCGGGCGGTGCAGTGTGTCGAAGGCCCAAATGCCCGGCAGCAGCGCCAGATACGGAAAGTCGGTGCGGATGTCGAACCGCCACAAGCCCACCACGGCGAGGGTGCCGCCGGGGGCGACGAGACGGTGCAGGGCTGTCAGGCCGTCCTTCAGCGGGACGTGGTGCAGGCTCGCCACGGCGGTGACGAGGTCGAAAGTGCCTGGCAGATCGAGGAAGTCGGCCTGTTCGACGGTGACGTTCGTGGCCGGTGCCGCGGTGTCCAGGATGACGGGGTCGAGGTCGACGCCGTGGACGGTCAGGCCGCGGCGGCCGAATTTGCGGGCGAGAAGGCCGTCGCCGCAACCGATGTCGAGCACGGTGCGGGCGGAATCGGGCGCCTGCGCGAGCAGCCAGGGGTGGTAGTGGGTGTTGTGGTTCCAGTACGGGTCGTCACTCACCCCACGACAGTACGAGCGGGAGCAGAGATCCGCGTCGACGTCGTACGAATGTGTGTGATCTGCGTCACATTGCGCTGCGCGAAATGTCGGTATCGGATGGCATGGTGTTCGGTATGTCTTCTGCCGCATCCGCTTTTCCCTCCGATGTCATCCGCGTCCTCGGAGCCAGCGAGCACAACCTGCGCAACGTGTCGCTGGAAATCCCCAAGAACAAGATCACCGTGTTCACCGGGGTGTCCGGTTCCGGCAAATCGTCGATCGTGTTCGACACCATCGCCGTGGAATCCCAACGTCAGCTGTATGCGACCTTCCCGGCGTTCATCCTCAATTTCCTGCCGCGCTACGAACGCCCGCACGCCGAGGCGATGGAGAACCTGACCGCGCCGGTGATCATCGACCAGCAACCGGTCGGTGGCGGGCCACGCTCGACCGTGGGCACGATGACCGACATCTTCTCCATGGTGCGCGCCATGTTCGCCCGATTCGGTTCGCCCTCGGCCGGTTTCGTCTACAACTACTCGTTCAACGTGCCGCAGGGCATGTGCCCGGACTGCGACGGACTCGGCATCGCCGTCCGCGCCGATCCGGATCGGCTGCTGGACCGGACCAAATCGCTCAACGAGGGTGCGATCCTGCTGCCCGGTTACGGCGTCGGCAGCGGCGACTGGCAGCTCTACGGCAATTCGGGCCGTTTCGATCCGGACAAGAAGCTCGCCGACTACACCGACGAGGAGTTCGAGGATCTGCTGCACGGCACCGGCGGCAAGGTGGAGCTGACTTTCGCCAAAGGCACCTGGAAAGCCAACTACGAGGGCATCGCCACCAAGTTCACCCGCACCCGGCTGCAACGCGACACCTCCACGCTCAGCGAGAAGACCCGTGAGCAGATCCGGCAGTTCCTCACCGAAGGGGTGTGCCCGACCTGTCACGGTGCCCGGCTCAACGCCGCGGCACTGGCCACGAAGATCAACGGCCGCAATATCGCCGACTGGGCGGGGCTGCAGATCACCGATCTGATGGTGGTGCTCGACGAGATCAGCGACCCGGCCGCCATCGGCCTGGCCGCCGCGATCCGCACCTCGTTGCAGCGGGTGGCCGATATCGGGCTCGGATATCTGAGTCTGGATCGGCCGACCTCGACACTGTCCGGTGGTGAGGGCCAGCGGCTGAAGATGATCAAACATCTGTCGAGCACGTTGATCGGGATGACCTACATCTTCGACGAGCCGAGCGTCGGGTTGCATCCGCGTGATGTGGGGCGGTTGAACAATCTGCTCGAGGCGTTGCGGGACAAGGGAAATACGGTGCTGGTGGTCGAGCACGATCCCGACGTCATCCAGATCGCTGACCATATCGTTGATGTCGGGCCACGAGCCGGGCTGCACGGCGGGCAAATCGTGTTCCAGGGCAGCTTCACCGAACTGCGCGCGGCCGACACCCCGACCGGGGCCGGACTGCGCAGGCCGTTCACGGTGAAGGACACCTTCCGCACGGCCACCGGTGAGTTGCTGATCGAGGATGCCGACGTGCACAACCTCAAGAACGTGACCGTCGCGATCCCGACCGGCATTCTGACCTCGATCACCGGGGTCGCCGGTTCCGGTAAGAGCAGTCTGATCCGGGATGTGTTCGTGGTCGAGCATCCCGAGGCGATCTTCGTCGACCAGTCCGCCATCGCCGCCTCCTCCCGCTCCACGCCGGCGACGTATCTGGGGTTGATGGATCCGATCCGCAAACTGTTCGCCAAAGCCACGGGCGAATCGCCGGGCCTGTTCAGTTTCAACTCCGCCGGTGCCTGCAAGCAGTGCGAGGGCCGTGGCGTGATCATCACCGAGATCGCCTACATGGACCCGGTGACCACCCACTGCGACGCCTGCGACGGCCGCCGCTTCTCCGAGGAGGTGCTGGCACTGACGTTGCGCGGCAAGTCGATCGCCGACGTGCTGGAGTTGACCGCCGAAGAGGCGCTGGTGTTCTTCCCGGAGAAGGCGCTGAACACCAAGTTGCGCACCATGAACGAGGTCGGCCTGGACTATCTGAGCCTCGGTCAGGCGATGAGCACCCTGTCCGGCGGTGAGCGGCAACGCATCAAACTGGCCACCCAGCTCGGCAACACCGGCAGCGTCTATGTCCTCGACGAACCGACCACCGGCCTGCACATGTCCGACGTGGACACTCTGCTCGCCCTGCTCGACGGTCTCGTCGAGCGCGGCAACACCGTGATCGTCATCGAACACAACCTCGACGTGGTCGCCCACTCCGACTGGGTGATCGACCTCGGCCCCGACGGCGGCAAGGCAGGCGGCGAAGTGGTCTTCACCGGCACCCCCGCCGCCCTACTCGACCACCCGACCTCCCTCACCGGCGAGTACTTGCGTAAGTACAAGGCGGCGTAGGGTTTCGGCGCTGGGCCGGGTCGGGAGCGGCCCGGTCTTCCCGCGCACGTTTTCGTCGGTGGTTCGGTGCGCGGCGGGTCAGGATGTGCGCGGTTGCGGGGTGGTTCAGGTGGGGGCGGTGAATTGTTGGGTGCCGGTGATGCGGAGTAGGTCGAGGGCGGTGGCGGCGGGGGTGCCGGGGGCGGCGGAGTAGACGACGACGGATTGGTCGGTGTCGGGGACCAGCAGGGTGTCGCATTCCAGGACCAGGACGCCGACTTCGGGGTGGTCGATGGTTTTGGTGGCGCTGCGCCATTGCGCGGAGGGACGTTCACGCCAGAGTTGTTCGAATTGGGGACTGCCGGAACGG from Nocardia iowensis includes these protein-coding regions:
- a CDS encoding ATP-binding cassette domain-containing protein; translation: MSSAASAFPSDVIRVLGASEHNLRNVSLEIPKNKITVFTGVSGSGKSSIVFDTIAVESQRQLYATFPAFILNFLPRYERPHAEAMENLTAPVIIDQQPVGGGPRSTVGTMTDIFSMVRAMFARFGSPSAGFVYNYSFNVPQGMCPDCDGLGIAVRADPDRLLDRTKSLNEGAILLPGYGVGSGDWQLYGNSGRFDPDKKLADYTDEEFEDLLHGTGGKVELTFAKGTWKANYEGIATKFTRTRLQRDTSTLSEKTREQIRQFLTEGVCPTCHGARLNAAALATKINGRNIADWAGLQITDLMVVLDEISDPAAIGLAAAIRTSLQRVADIGLGYLSLDRPTSTLSGGEGQRLKMIKHLSSTLIGMTYIFDEPSVGLHPRDVGRLNNLLEALRDKGNTVLVVEHDPDVIQIADHIVDVGPRAGLHGGQIVFQGSFTELRAADTPTGAGLRRPFTVKDTFRTATGELLIEDADVHNLKNVTVAIPTGILTSITGVAGSGKSSLIRDVFVVEHPEAIFVDQSAIAASSRSTPATYLGLMDPIRKLFAKATGESPGLFSFNSAGACKQCEGRGVIITEIAYMDPVTTHCDACDGRRFSEEVLALTLRGKSIADVLELTAEEALVFFPEKALNTKLRTMNEVGLDYLSLGQAMSTLSGGERQRIKLATQLGNTGSVYVLDEPTTGLHMSDVDTLLALLDGLVERGNTVIVIEHNLDVVAHSDWVIDLGPDGGKAGGEVVFTGTPAALLDHPTSLTGEYLRKYKAA